Proteins from a single region of Candidatus Saccharibacteria bacterium:
- a CDS encoding ParB/RepB/Spo0J family partition protein produces the protein MSVKKGLGRSFTSLIPTELLDESFDPTAEQDDKVSELRYIKISEIVADPDQPRHAFDPIALDELAASITEHGILQPIVVTPKDGGYQIVAGERRYRAAKMANLDKIPALVRTLSNQHKLELSLIENLQRRDLNVLETATAYLKLRDQFNLTLDEIGQRVGGKSVSAVSNTLRLLRLPESVRQALIDGKLREGQARPLVSVDPKIVNEILPRILEEEWSSRKIEQFIVQLKKAAATAPEGKEKRKIEQVPYKEDTDRLVKRLATDVSVKTNAKGAGQIVIRFKSDSDFKRIQKILGN, from the coding sequence GTGTCGGTTAAAAAAGGTCTTGGACGAAGTTTTACGTCACTTATTCCTACAGAATTGCTTGATGAGTCGTTTGATCCGACTGCCGAGCAAGATGATAAAGTGAGTGAACTTCGCTATATTAAGATTTCCGAAATTGTTGCAGACCCCGATCAGCCACGACACGCCTTCGATCCTATCGCCCTCGATGAACTAGCTGCTTCGATTACCGAACATGGTATTTTGCAGCCTATTGTCGTAACGCCAAAGGATGGTGGTTATCAGATTGTCGCTGGTGAACGTAGGTATCGTGCTGCTAAAATGGCGAACCTCGACAAGATACCCGCATTAGTGCGGACTCTTTCGAACCAGCACAAGCTGGAGCTTTCTCTTATTGAAAACCTGCAGCGACGCGACTTGAATGTACTCGAGACGGCAACGGCGTATCTAAAACTTCGTGATCAGTTTAATCTAACACTAGATGAAATTGGCCAGCGAGTTGGTGGAAAATCCGTGAGTGCGGTAAGCAACACACTTCGACTATTACGATTGCCAGAATCTGTGCGCCAAGCGCTTATCGATGGCAAACTGCGCGAAGGTCAGGCAAGGCCACTTGTAAGTGTTGATCCAAAAATTGTCAACGAAATACTTCCGCGAATTCTTGAGGAAGAGTGGAGTTCACGCAAGATCGAGCAATTTATTGTACAACTTAAAAAAGCAGCAGCGACTGCACCCGAAGGCAAAGAAAAGCGCAAGATCGAGCAAGTACCATACAAGGAAGATACTGATCGCCTTGTAAAGCGTTTAGCGACAGATGTGAGCGTTAAGACAAACGCAAAAGGCGCGGGACAAATCGTTATTCGTTTTAAAAGCGACAGTGATTTTAAGCGTATTCAGAAGATTCTTGGCAATTAG
- the rplU gene encoding 50S ribosomal protein L21, with protein sequence MMKKAVVKIGGKQFVVAEKETLLVDLLQEGTKELTLDALLVIDGDKTTIGTPTVKGVVVTAEVEEDLVKGEKVRVIRYKSKKRVHKENGHRQKYSKVRITSIK encoded by the coding sequence ATAATGAAAAAAGCAGTCGTTAAGATCGGTGGCAAACAATTCGTTGTTGCCGAAAAAGAGACCCTACTGGTGGACCTCCTCCAGGAAGGCACTAAAGAGCTCACGCTTGATGCACTGTTGGTAATTGATGGTGATAAAACCACTATCGGCACACCAACGGTAAAAGGTGTGGTTGTTACCGCTGAGGTTGAAGAAGACCTCGTAAAAGGCGAAAAAGTTCGCGTGATCCGCTACAAATCAAAGAAGCGCGTTCACAAAGAAAACGGACACCGCCAAAAATACAGCAAAGTTCGAATTACTTCGATCAAATAA
- a CDS encoding ParA family protein: MATVIAVTNQKGGVGKTTSAVNIAYYLAKMGKKTLLVDFDPQGNATSGLGVDKQALEFTMTDVIMETKELIDVILPTDHKNLFLAPATPHLANTEVELAQANRRFTRLKNALGTIQGYDFIIIDSPPSLSLLTVNGLIAARYILLPVQAEFYALEGLGQLLETMKLVRKSMNPTLDLLGVLPTMVDGRTTLSGQVHEEIKKHFPGKVFKTTIPRNIRLAEAPSHGVPVGAYDKFSKGARAYKAVTKEVLQRVG; this comes from the coding sequence GTGGCGACAGTCATTGCAGTAACAAATCAAAAGGGTGGTGTTGGTAAAACCACCAGCGCGGTAAATATCGCGTATTATCTTGCGAAGATGGGTAAAAAAACCCTTCTGGTTGATTTTGATCCGCAGGGAAATGCCACGAGTGGTCTTGGCGTCGATAAGCAGGCGCTTGAGTTTACGATGACGGATGTCATTATGGAGACAAAAGAGCTTATCGACGTTATTCTGCCGACCGATCACAAAAACTTGTTTTTGGCCCCTGCAACCCCGCATCTTGCTAATACAGAGGTGGAATTGGCTCAGGCTAACCGTCGGTTTACGCGGCTAAAAAACGCACTGGGCACTATTCAGGGATATGATTTTATTATTATCGACAGCCCACCGAGCCTGAGCCTACTAACGGTGAACGGACTTATTGCGGCCAGGTATATTTTATTACCGGTACAGGCCGAGTTTTATGCACTAGAGGGTCTTGGTCAGCTACTTGAAACAATGAAACTTGTTCGCAAGAGCATGAACCCAACACTTGATCTTTTGGGTGTGCTTCCGACGATGGTAGACGGTCGCACAACGCTTAGCGGGCAAGTTCACGAGGAAATTAAAAAGCATTTTCCTGGTAAAGTATTTAAAACGACCATTCCTCGTAACATTCGGCTAGCAGAAGCGCCGAGCCACGGGGTTCCCGTAGGGGCATATGATAAGTTTTCTAAGGGTGCACGGGCATATAAAGCAGTCACCAAGGAGGTATTGCAGCGTGTCGGTTAA
- a CDS encoding NUDIX domain-containing protein has product MKDKTVHEEIFARGRLFELVHERQPDGRIFEVARRAPGVRLIIADKSNQMILLTKEFRKELNDWDYRLPGGKVFDSLEEYDVFRKSGDELTIAARKKAIEEAHEEAGIQVIDLELYKKSTLGATVEWDLFVFESSKWQLMEDGQKLEEGEVIEADTWLTYTEATQKILDGDMQEGRIALVLLQWISEQKKEMNH; this is encoded by the coding sequence ATGAAAGATAAAACGGTACACGAAGAGATTTTTGCCAGGGGCCGATTATTCGAATTGGTTCATGAACGCCAGCCAGACGGTCGTATTTTTGAAGTTGCGCGTCGGGCACCCGGTGTCCGTTTGATAATTGCTGATAAAAGTAACCAAATGATTCTGCTCACAAAAGAGTTTCGCAAGGAGCTTAATGATTGGGATTATAGACTTCCGGGCGGCAAAGTCTTTGACTCCCTGGAGGAATACGATGTTTTTCGTAAATCTGGTGATGAACTAACGATTGCGGCACGTAAGAAAGCGATCGAAGAAGCTCACGAAGAGGCGGGTATTCAGGTTATTGACCTAGAGTTATACAAAAAATCCACACTGGGCGCTACGGTTGAGTGGGACTTGTTTGTGTTCGAGTCCTCGAAATGGCAATTAATGGAAGATGGCCAAAAGTTAGAGGAGGGTGAGGTGATAGAGGCGGACACTTGGCTGACGTATACAGAGGCGACACAGAAGATATTAGACGGTGATATGCAGGAAGGCCGCATCGCACTCGTCCTTTTGCAGTGGATTAGCGAACAAAAAAAGGAGATGAATCACTAA
- a CDS encoding DUF4625 domain-containing protein: MAVFALVAQPLYGVITPNVSAATVVSETVSGDTAEWMFNRDASTSTPYAFTNDAVKTGPGSLYVKPIGANPKDKFIAEYFAKTAVKDFKWVKYDFKIAGNGTGADSDNFYLNVYATIDNSNEYYDCRFDYVPKVAAAKTRTATFNANATPVHVQKRGSRIAECPTTLKEMPAGSYVRALAINVGDTTASDQGLAGYLDNVQVRKATTTYAYDFAPLSAPTLVAPANDATVNGKVLVNSWEPVAGAAKYVYESYNDAAMTQKRWTETTTKTSKSATNVAHGTVFWWRVKAVDAKGVAESDWSSLYKVTIDNVGPTQPVLSVKDSNGDDIASGGTTKSYSVTTYWSNVGAANYQYLYWNNIANDPYNSEAKAWAPMVGQTTSRAGEFTQGEGTHYIKVCAFDLAGNKTCSDPYTIVYKKDIEAPSVPVNGAPNDELLKTNEFDFTWNESTDNEAGDLKYEFRSSQDKTKVGDAPDGSGAWESGELSSPKIHSSGAGDGIWYWQVRAIDATGNKSAWSEVWDMAIDTKNPTLELVQPQEGEVFGAVDKKTIRVEAKLYDEQGLGSYNIKIDEMDAETTDDADATVAAETYPGPVSLTVIAQLNSDDFADGEHTITITITDKAGNVTTETRKIVVANAVVVPGGGNVGGQPQGNSDDGDELQERTDRLNRPFPLPNSFGIVPTPELVSQGDKEVLGAQKTPDVDGAAKNVAAIPTEEGWKLFGMLWYWWLLLAAVIAAISAWLIAAAKRRAADNA; encoded by the coding sequence ATGGCAGTTTTTGCGCTTGTGGCGCAGCCACTATACGGAGTTATAACGCCGAACGTTTCGGCTGCAACCGTGGTGAGTGAGACTGTATCTGGCGATACAGCTGAATGGATGTTCAACCGCGACGCATCAACATCGACGCCGTATGCCTTTACGAACGACGCTGTTAAAACAGGGCCAGGTAGCTTGTATGTTAAGCCAATTGGCGCGAACCCTAAAGATAAATTCATTGCCGAGTACTTTGCAAAGACGGCCGTGAAAGATTTTAAGTGGGTAAAATACGACTTTAAAATCGCAGGCAATGGTACGGGTGCTGATTCAGATAATTTTTACCTGAACGTGTATGCCACGATTGATAATTCGAATGAATACTATGATTGTCGATTCGACTATGTACCTAAGGTGGCTGCTGCCAAAACTCGAACCGCAACATTTAATGCTAATGCAACGCCTGTGCATGTTCAAAAGCGCGGCAGCCGGATTGCGGAATGTCCCACTACTCTAAAAGAAATGCCAGCCGGGAGCTATGTCCGCGCCCTTGCAATTAACGTAGGCGACACGACAGCGAGCGACCAAGGGCTTGCAGGATACCTTGATAACGTTCAGGTGCGAAAAGCAACCACAACCTATGCATATGACTTCGCTCCGCTCTCTGCGCCTACACTTGTCGCACCTGCCAATGATGCAACCGTAAACGGCAAGGTACTTGTTAACTCATGGGAGCCTGTCGCGGGAGCTGCTAAGTACGTGTACGAGAGCTACAACGACGCAGCAATGACGCAAAAACGATGGACCGAAACGACTACCAAGACTTCGAAAAGTGCGACAAATGTTGCCCATGGAACGGTGTTTTGGTGGCGCGTAAAGGCGGTTGACGCTAAGGGTGTAGCCGAGAGCGACTGGAGTTCGCTTTATAAGGTGACGATCGATAACGTTGGCCCAACTCAGCCAGTACTTAGTGTAAAAGATAGCAACGGTGACGATATTGCCAGTGGTGGAACAACGAAGTCGTACTCGGTAACTACTTACTGGAGTAATGTTGGCGCGGCCAACTACCAGTACCTCTATTGGAATAATATTGCGAACGATCCTTACAACTCGGAAGCAAAAGCTTGGGCGCCAATGGTAGGGCAAACAACATCTCGTGCCGGTGAGTTTACTCAGGGAGAGGGAACGCATTATATAAAAGTATGTGCCTTTGACTTAGCTGGAAATAAAACTTGTTCCGATCCGTACACGATTGTTTACAAAAAAGATATTGAAGCGCCATCTGTTCCAGTAAACGGTGCGCCAAATGACGAGCTACTAAAGACGAACGAATTTGATTTTACGTGGAATGAGTCGACCGACAATGAAGCGGGCGATTTGAAGTATGAATTCCGCTCGTCGCAGGATAAAACTAAGGTAGGGGATGCACCCGATGGAAGTGGTGCCTGGGAGTCTGGTGAGTTATCATCCCCTAAGATTCACTCTTCTGGTGCGGGCGACGGTATCTGGTACTGGCAGGTTCGCGCAATCGACGCTACCGGCAATAAAAGTGCCTGGAGCGAAGTATGGGACATGGCGATCGACACCAAGAATCCTACACTAGAATTAGTACAGCCACAAGAGGGCGAGGTATTTGGTGCAGTTGATAAAAAGACGATTCGCGTAGAAGCAAAACTATACGACGAGCAGGGGTTAGGTAGTTACAATATCAAAATTGATGAAATGGATGCCGAAACGACGGATGACGCTGACGCTACCGTGGCTGCAGAAACTTATCCGGGTCCTGTTAGCTTAACGGTGATCGCACAACTTAACTCCGATGATTTTGCAGATGGCGAACACACCATTACCATTACTATTACCGACAAGGCGGGTAATGTAACCACCGAAACGCGTAAAATTGTAGTGGCAAACGCGGTTGTCGTACCTGGTGGTGGCAATGTGGGCGGGCAGCCTCAGGGTAACTCAGATGACGGCGATGAACTTCAGGAGCGAACTGATCGTTTGAATCGCCCATTCCCACTTCCTAACTCGTTTGGCATCGTTCCTACTCCAGAGCTTGTGAGCCAAGGCGACAAAGAGGTGCTTGGTGCGCAAAAGACGCCCGACGTCGATGGTGCTGCTAAAAATGTAGCGGCTATTCCTACGGAGGAGGGCTGGAAGTTGTTTGGTATGCTTTGGTATTGGTGGCTGCTTTTAGCTGCAGTTATTGCTGCCATTAGCGCATGGCTTATCGCTGCTGCAAAGCGACGCGCTGCCGATAACGCATAG
- a CDS encoding DoxX family membrane protein: MAKQNKPSDQVWYALAATRIVLGFVFLWAFLDKLLGLGFATPAAKAWVNGGSPTTGFLKGVEGPFADFFNSMAGQPFADWLFMAGLLGIGVGLIFGIAIRVTVVAGSVMLLMMWMASLPIKTNPFIDDHIVYIFVLAAIGAGASRQKWSLTNWWQLIPLVKKSRWLI; the protein is encoded by the coding sequence ATGGCAAAGCAGAATAAACCAAGTGATCAAGTATGGTATGCGCTTGCGGCGACACGCATCGTTTTGGGATTTGTGTTTTTATGGGCGTTTTTAGATAAATTACTAGGTTTAGGTTTTGCGACACCTGCCGCTAAAGCATGGGTGAATGGTGGGTCCCCGACGACTGGATTCTTGAAAGGGGTAGAAGGTCCGTTTGCTGATTTCTTCAATAGTATGGCTGGGCAGCCGTTTGCCGACTGGCTATTTATGGCAGGCTTGCTAGGAATTGGCGTGGGTCTCATTTTTGGAATTGCAATTCGCGTAACGGTAGTCGCAGGTTCCGTGATGCTTCTTATGATGTGGATGGCGAGCCTTCCTATCAAGACGAATCCGTTTATAGATGATCACATCGTATATATCTTTGTTTTGGCGGCCATTGGAGCCGGTGCTTCGCGTCAAAAATGGAGTCTCACGAATTGGTGGCAGCTTATCCCACTGGTAAAAAAGAGTCGCTGGCTTATCTAG
- a CDS encoding isoleucine--tRNA ligase, whose product MKFKANTRRRALEYEKDLVQQWKKNKTFEKSIEQRSKDDAYVFYDGPPFISGVPHHGTLLSSIVKDAVPRYQTMKGKRIERVWGWDAHGLPAERYTEKKLGIHSRQEVIEYGLEKYIVATRANMLQTSSAWEDVVDRIGRWVDFKGAYKTMDKDYMESIWWAFKTLYEKGKIYEGEKVLMYCTLDATPLSKAEVTMDAGAYQDVTDPSVFVKFKLVGEDTSLLAWTTTPWTLPANTAVAVNKDFDYVEVEHEGEKFILAKDLVEKVLTNEKHQPLEYKIIRELKGKELVGKSYEPLLGVNRGENAHKVWHADYVSDESGSGIVHLAPAYGEEDFAMARVDKIPVVHVIDENGLYFESEWKGANVWEINKTIAKTLLERGVVWKIEYIKHSYPHCHRCGTRLMYRAHPSWFMDIDSQRTKMLEKNENVNWFPAHVKHGRFEKTVQQAPDWNISRDRFWATAMPVWKGTDKDGVEHTKVIGSYAELKELSGKELDDYHRPWIDDITFEIDGVTYTRIDKVMDSWFEAGSMPFAQFHYPFENKKKFEENFPGDFIVEYIGQVRAWFYYMHSMSVALFGENSFKNVIVTGNVAGNDGRKMSKSYGNYTDPNILMDEYSADSLRFLLLSSPLLNGEDFALQDKEVGDVARKLSMVWNMYDFFTMYAEVDNWEFKGDLSDPSEDLDNPLDQWVVSRLHQLTAEVEKHMDAYDIPNAMKPILPFIEDASNWYVRRSRRRFWKSGDDTDKNNAYRTLHYVLTQLSQVMAPFTPFLAEELYQKLTGGESVHLLDWPKSGHINELVINDMETVREYVNTGLSLRAKERMKVRQPLASVTVPTLGDFVSFEDILTEELNVKVVKKGNEFALDFKLTPALKREGLMREVIRHVQSARKQAGLNVDDHIVLSLETPNDDLKEAISEHEATIMSETLADACTNKEYDYKSVVKVEGAELSLSLEKA is encoded by the coding sequence ATGAAATTTAAAGCAAACACCCGACGACGAGCACTCGAGTACGAAAAAGATTTAGTACAGCAGTGGAAAAAGAATAAGACATTTGAAAAATCAATCGAACAGCGCTCTAAAGATGACGCGTACGTTTTTTATGATGGTCCTCCATTTATTTCGGGCGTACCGCACCACGGCACGTTACTGAGTTCTATCGTAAAAGATGCCGTGCCTCGTTATCAAACAATGAAGGGCAAGCGTATCGAGCGTGTATGGGGTTGGGACGCGCATGGCCTTCCGGCAGAGCGCTACACTGAAAAGAAGCTCGGCATTCATTCGCGCCAAGAAGTGATTGAGTATGGTCTTGAAAAGTATATCGTTGCAACGCGTGCGAATATGCTGCAAACCAGTAGCGCCTGGGAGGATGTTGTTGATCGAATTGGCCGCTGGGTTGATTTTAAGGGCGCGTATAAAACCATGGATAAAGACTACATGGAGTCTATTTGGTGGGCGTTTAAAACGCTCTACGAAAAGGGTAAGATCTACGAGGGCGAAAAGGTACTTATGTACTGTACGCTTGACGCCACGCCACTATCTAAGGCCGAGGTGACCATGGATGCGGGCGCATACCAAGATGTGACCGACCCAAGTGTGTTCGTGAAGTTTAAGTTAGTGGGCGAGGACACAAGCTTGCTTGCCTGGACGACGACCCCATGGACGCTACCCGCCAACACGGCAGTTGCAGTGAACAAGGATTTTGACTATGTCGAAGTGGAGCACGAAGGCGAGAAATTTATTCTTGCTAAAGATTTAGTAGAGAAAGTTCTCACCAACGAAAAACACCAGCCACTCGAGTACAAGATTATTCGTGAGCTAAAAGGTAAAGAACTTGTTGGTAAGAGCTACGAGCCGCTACTTGGCGTTAATCGTGGTGAAAATGCTCACAAAGTTTGGCACGCCGACTATGTAAGCGACGAGAGTGGTTCTGGTATTGTCCACCTGGCTCCCGCCTACGGTGAAGAAGATTTTGCGATGGCACGGGTTGATAAGATTCCTGTTGTTCATGTTATCGACGAGAACGGCCTCTACTTTGAGAGCGAGTGGAAAGGTGCGAATGTATGGGAGATTAATAAGACCATTGCAAAAACGTTACTTGAGCGTGGCGTTGTCTGGAAGATTGAATATATCAAGCACAGCTACCCGCACTGTCATCGCTGCGGTACGCGTTTAATGTACCGAGCTCACCCAAGCTGGTTTATGGATATTGATTCTCAGCGTACAAAGATGCTAGAGAAGAACGAGAATGTTAACTGGTTTCCGGCACATGTAAAACACGGCCGATTTGAAAAAACCGTTCAGCAGGCGCCCGACTGGAATATTAGCCGTGACCGTTTTTGGGCAACGGCTATGCCTGTCTGGAAGGGCACTGATAAAGATGGCGTGGAGCATACGAAAGTTATTGGTAGTTACGCCGAGCTTAAGGAGCTTTCAGGGAAAGAACTCGACGATTATCACCGCCCATGGATCGATGACATTACTTTTGAAATTGACGGCGTTACCTATACGCGTATCGATAAGGTAATGGATAGCTGGTTCGAAGCCGGTAGTATGCCGTTTGCACAGTTCCACTATCCATTTGAAAACAAGAAAAAATTCGAAGAGAATTTTCCTGGTGACTTTATCGTTGAATACATAGGCCAGGTTCGTGCATGGTTCTATTATATGCACTCTATGAGCGTTGCTTTATTTGGCGAGAATTCGTTTAAGAACGTGATTGTGACGGGTAACGTTGCCGGCAACGACGGCCGCAAGATGAGCAAAAGCTACGGTAACTACACCGATCCTAATATTTTGATGGACGAGTATAGTGCCGACAGTCTTCGCTTCCTATTGCTTTCGAGTCCGCTACTTAACGGCGAAGACTTTGCTTTGCAAGATAAAGAAGTGGGAGATGTCGCGCGTAAACTGAGTATGGTTTGGAATATGTACGACTTCTTTACTATGTATGCCGAGGTTGATAACTGGGAGTTTAAGGGTGATCTGAGCGATCCGAGCGAGGATCTCGATAATCCACTCGATCAATGGGTGGTAAGTCGTCTTCATCAGCTTACCGCTGAAGTTGAAAAACACATGGATGCCTACGATATTCCAAACGCTATGAAGCCAATTCTGCCGTTTATCGAAGATGCGAGTAACTGGTATGTTCGCCGTAGCCGCCGCCGTTTTTGGAAGTCTGGCGACGATACTGATAAAAACAATGCATACCGCACACTCCACTATGTACTTACGCAGCTTTCGCAGGTGATGGCACCGTTTACGCCGTTCCTCGCCGAAGAGTTGTATCAAAAACTGACAGGCGGAGAGAGTGTTCACCTTCTTGATTGGCCAAAGTCAGGTCATATTAACGAATTGGTTATCAACGATATGGAAACTGTTCGGGAGTATGTAAATACCGGTCTTAGTCTTCGCGCTAAAGAGCGTATGAAGGTGCGTCAGCCGCTAGCAAGTGTTACTGTTCCGACGCTTGGTGATTTTGTCAGCTTCGAAGATATTCTTACGGAAGAGCTAAACGTAAAAGTGGTGAAAAAGGGGAATGAGTTTGCACTCGACTTTAAACTAACACCTGCGTTGAAGCGAGAGGGCCTCATGCGCGAAGTGATCCGACATGTTCAAAGCGCCCGTAAGCAAGCTGGACTAAATGTCGATGATCATATTGTGCTTAGTCTCGAAACGCCTAACGACGACCTGAAAGAGGCGATTAGCGAGCACGAAGCGACTATTATGTCAGAGACGCTTGCCGATGCGTGCACGAATAAAGAATACGACTACAAGAGTGTCGTAAAAGTCGAAGGCGCCGAATTATCATTGTCGCTAGAAAAAGCATAA
- a CDS encoding ABC transporter ATP-binding protein, producing the protein MKKSDKKRYRSLRAYISYIKTFKYQFILVFCTFVVANVLLAVLPIFIGQLTGALAAESVDHGLVYWLVGILITLSVSHMIAWHSAEFLYRALLNHREYEFENVLFRAIMTKPYPYFVGKFTGKISSYVTGLGREFRGFLDTTCYQYADLLVRLPIIGAIMFSVNLYTGLIFTGSIILMFVAGRHLARYVAKGEQDLTDSVSSLDGYVIDVISNFVSVKAFGREQTEIAEVLKRRAGVVAKAKHRFFWAIMFWSSMSLVVRCVVWPATIVMNVTLFLNGQLDLTQITTFLSALVIFSGYIWVVIWNVSQFNMKLARMEESYRYLFDDHDVVNDATLNIRDNRVAKSRLMFKKSLHLRDLEFAYPDRPESPVLQAISLNIAKNEKVGIVGASGSGKTTLIKLLLGYYELPEGTVALDGKVLDSRRLVDLISYVPQDTALFHRTVSENIAYGATGETTQADIERAARRARAHEFILNIDMKYDALVGERGIKLSMGQRQRIAIARAFLSNKPILMLDEATSALDSESEVLVQQSLEDLWRNKTVIAIAHRLSTLRHMDRIIVMDAGRIIEQGTHAGLLAQKGRYYRLWQHQSDGILAE; encoded by the coding sequence ATGAAAAAATCAGATAAAAAACGCTATCGCTCTTTGCGTGCGTACATTAGCTACATCAAAACGTTCAAATATCAGTTTATATTGGTTTTTTGTACGTTTGTTGTAGCTAATGTTTTATTAGCGGTTTTGCCAATATTCATTGGTCAGCTAACCGGTGCGCTGGCAGCTGAATCGGTCGATCATGGGCTAGTCTATTGGCTCGTTGGGATTTTGATTACCCTGAGTGTTAGCCATATGATTGCGTGGCACTCTGCTGAATTTCTTTATCGCGCCCTTCTTAATCATCGGGAATATGAATTTGAAAATGTTCTGTTCCGAGCGATTATGACAAAGCCATACCCTTATTTTGTGGGTAAGTTTACTGGCAAGATTAGTAGCTATGTTACTGGGCTAGGGCGTGAATTTCGTGGATTTCTAGACACCACTTGTTATCAGTACGCTGACCTATTGGTTAGGCTGCCAATAATTGGGGCGATTATGTTTAGCGTGAACCTGTATACAGGTCTTATTTTTACCGGCTCAATTATTCTGATGTTCGTAGCAGGACGCCACCTAGCGCGCTATGTCGCCAAAGGTGAGCAGGATCTGACCGATTCTGTGTCGAGCCTTGATGGGTATGTGATTGACGTTATTAGTAATTTTGTGAGTGTTAAGGCATTTGGGCGCGAACAAACCGAGATCGCCGAGGTTCTTAAACGACGTGCGGGTGTCGTAGCGAAAGCAAAACACCGCTTCTTTTGGGCGATTATGTTCTGGAGTTCTATGAGCCTTGTAGTTCGTTGCGTTGTATGGCCGGCAACAATCGTTATGAACGTAACTCTCTTTTTAAACGGACAGCTAGACCTAACGCAGATTACAACCTTTTTGTCGGCACTGGTGATCTTCTCTGGCTATATTTGGGTGGTGATATGGAACGTATCACAGTTTAATATGAAGCTTGCTCGCATGGAGGAATCGTATCGATATCTGTTCGATGATCATGACGTTGTGAATGACGCAACCTTGAACATACGTGATAATCGTGTAGCTAAGTCTAGACTAATGTTCAAGAAGTCGCTTCATTTGCGTGACCTCGAATTTGCCTATCCTGACCGACCGGAAAGTCCAGTTCTCCAGGCTATCTCTCTTAATATCGCCAAGAACGAGAAAGTGGGTATTGTTGGTGCGAGCGGAAGCGGCAAGACAACCCTTATTAAGCTGTTGCTTGGCTACTACGAGTTGCCAGAGGGGACAGTTGCTCTTGATGGCAAGGTGCTCGACAGTCGTCGTTTGGTTGACTTGATTTCTTATGTACCGCAAGATACGGCACTATTCCATAGGACAGTGAGTGAGAACATTGCCTACGGGGCGACAGGCGAGACGACTCAAGCTGATATTGAGCGGGCGGCTCGTCGGGCCCGTGCCCATGAGTTCATATTAAATATTGATATGAAATACGATGCTCTTGTTGGTGAGCGTGGCATAAAGCTCTCTATGGGGCAGCGTCAGCGAATCGCGATTGCCCGGGCTTTCCTTAGTAATAAGCCGATTTTGATGCTCGACGAGGCGACAAGCGCACTTGATAGCGAGAGCGAAGTGTTAGTGCAGCAATCACTTGAGGACCTATGGCGCAATAAAACGGTCATTGCCATTGCTCACCGCTTATCGACTCTGCGGCATATGGACAGGATTATCGTGATGGATGCGGGGCGGATTATTGAACAGGGGACGCATGCTGGCCTGCTTGCTCAAAAGGGGCGATACTATCGTTTATGGCAGCACCAGAGTGACGGTATTCTGGCCGAATAA
- a CDS encoding metallopeptidase family protein has translation MIELTDERFDQLITRAMDELPQKYITGLENVAIIYEDEPSSQQKEKMKLDNNHLLLGLYEGIPLTHRGNGYSFVLPDKITLFKHSILAVVQNEEELFEQIKRTLWHEIAHYYGLDHARIEELQARDR, from the coding sequence ATGATTGAACTTACCGATGAGCGTTTTGACCAATTAATTACGCGCGCCATGGACGAGCTGCCACAAAAGTATATTACTGGGCTTGAAAATGTTGCCATAATTTATGAAGATGAGCCTAGCTCTCAGCAAAAAGAAAAAATGAAACTCGACAACAACCATTTGCTTTTAGGATTGTACGAAGGTATTCCTTTGACACACAGAGGCAACGGCTATTCATTTGTATTACCCGATAAAATTACATTATTTAAACATTCGATTCTTGCTGTGGTACAAAATGAAGAGGAACTGTTTGAGCAAATTAAACGCACTCTTTGGCATGAAATAGCGCATTATTACGGCCTTGATCATGCACGAATCGAGGAACTGCAAGCACGCGACCGCTAA